One genomic segment of Dysosmobacter sp. Marseille-Q4140 includes these proteins:
- a CDS encoding sigma-70 family RNA polymerase sigma factor codes for MRSEQEAVRAMERHADTVRRLCMIHLKNQADTEDIFQTVFLKYVLSTTVFQSEEHERAWFIRVTLNACRDLLKSFFRSRTVPLEALEPVPAALVPEHREVWEAVLALPEACRDAVYLHYYEGYTAPEIGRLLGKNVNTVYTLLNRSREMLRKTLGGEDHG; via the coding sequence ATGCGGAGCGAACAGGAGGCGGTCCGGGCCATGGAGCGGCACGCCGACACCGTGCGGCGGCTGTGCATGATCCACCTGAAAAACCAGGCCGACACCGAGGACATCTTCCAGACGGTGTTCCTGAAATATGTCCTCAGCACCACTGTGTTTCAGTCGGAGGAACACGAGCGGGCCTGGTTCATCCGGGTGACCCTCAACGCCTGCCGGGACCTGCTCAAGAGCTTCTTCCGCAGCCGCACGGTGCCGCTGGAGGCTCTGGAGCCGGTGCCCGCCGCCCTGGTGCCGGAGCACCGGGAGGTGTGGGAGGCGGTGCTGGCCCTGCCGGAGGCCTGCCGGGACGCGGTGTATCTCCACTACTACGAGGGCTACACCGCGCCGGAGATCGGGCGTCTGCTGGGCAAAAACGTCAACACCGTCTACACGCTGCTGAACCGCTCCCGGGAGATGCTGCGAAAGACGCTGGGAGGTGAGGACCATGGATGA
- a CDS encoding DUF1835 domain-containing protein, protein MLEIAFSESAEGGLRMAQSRSVSCAGAFFAVHEDGSRLTRAQLRAARRQAELEARRRQAEAVHLDGGIVFGFPLVLSVGDIAGEPLGPERTNVLTQLYGAAAPGRQIAEELMDHAAEGFRSLLAQLEQGESLRVWYSDQPDERCGLSWLCWELQRRGIQAPVHLVDLPRWEERSDGTVVRYISWGEMEPGKFGTYISRQREAGPVLRSALAREWEALRQENGPLRAVVNGYLRTVPADFYDHALRRVLAEQPEEFHQARAIGLALGKYLPGISDCWLALRMEELLKNGELEAVTEAPEGGPAYHRLLRKTAAFRTPEAV, encoded by the coding sequence ATGCTGGAGATCGCGTTCAGTGAGAGCGCCGAGGGAGGACTGCGGATGGCCCAGAGCCGCTCCGTCAGCTGCGCCGGTGCCTTTTTCGCCGTCCATGAGGACGGCTCCCGCCTCACCCGGGCACAGCTGCGGGCCGCCCGGCGTCAGGCGGAACTGGAGGCCCGCCGCCGTCAGGCGGAGGCCGTCCATCTGGACGGCGGAATCGTGTTCGGCTTCCCCCTGGTCCTCAGTGTGGGAGACATCGCCGGAGAGCCTCTGGGGCCGGAGCGAACGAATGTCCTGACCCAGCTCTATGGAGCGGCGGCCCCCGGCAGACAGATCGCGGAGGAGCTGATGGACCACGCGGCGGAGGGATTCCGCTCCCTGCTGGCGCAGCTGGAGCAGGGGGAGTCCCTGCGGGTGTGGTACAGCGATCAGCCCGACGAGCGGTGCGGCCTCAGCTGGCTGTGCTGGGAGCTCCAGCGCCGGGGGATCCAGGCGCCGGTCCACCTGGTGGACCTGCCCCGGTGGGAGGAGCGAAGCGACGGTACCGTGGTCCGGTACATCAGCTGGGGCGAGATGGAGCCGGGAAAGTTCGGCACTTATATCTCCCGCCAGCGGGAGGCCGGCCCCGTCCTGCGGTCCGCCCTGGCCCGGGAGTGGGAGGCGCTGCGGCAGGAGAACGGTCCCCTGCGGGCGGTGGTCAACGGGTATCTGCGCACCGTGCCCGCGGACTTTTATGACCACGCCCTCCGCCGTGTACTGGCGGAGCAGCCGGAGGAGTTCCACCAGGCCCGTGCCATCGGCCTGGCCCTGGGGAAGTATCTGCCGGGGATCTCCGACTGCTGGCTGGCCCTGCGGATGGAGGAACTGCTGAAAAACGGCGAACTGGAGGCGGTGACGGAGGCTCCGGAGGGCGGCCCCGCCTATCACCGCCTCCTGCGGAAAACCGCCGCCTTCCGGACGCCGGAGGCCGTCTGA
- a CDS encoding helix-turn-helix transcriptional regulator — translation MVTMAQRIEALRTEKGLSRPALSAALGLPRNATEKFETGRQTPTQDQQQKLASFFGVSVFYLRGESDDRTQMENWLNNSFSDEPAQPVRPTRPAPERPVVTASSGGQGEGAVFSALLKSKAFQDMVHDAVVQALRSPEGQSLIAAAVRKELNRR, via the coding sequence ATGGTCACAATGGCACAGCGCATCGAGGCGCTCCGCACCGAAAAGGGCCTGAGCCGGCCGGCGCTCTCCGCCGCGCTGGGCCTGCCCAGAAACGCCACGGAAAAGTTTGAAACCGGCCGTCAGACGCCCACACAGGACCAGCAGCAGAAGCTGGCGTCCTTTTTCGGCGTGTCGGTCTTTTATCTCAGAGGGGAGAGCGACGACCGCACCCAGATGGAAAACTGGCTCAATAACTCCTTCTCCGACGAGCCGGCCCAGCCGGTCCGCCCCACGCGGCCCGCACCGGAGCGGCCTGTGGTGACCGCCTCCTCCGGCGGCCAGGGCGAGGGGGCCGTGTTCTCGGCGCTGCTGAAGAGCAAGGCCTTCCAGGACATGGTCCATGACGCGGTGGTCCAGGCGCTGCGCTCCCCCGAGGGGCAGTCGCTGATTGCCGCAGCCGTGCGAAAGGAACTGAACCGCCGCTGA
- the catA gene encoding type A chloramphenicol O-acetyltransferase, with protein sequence MMFTRIDRETWPRREYFAHYFTQVPCTYSATFQLDITGLRESGRPLYPTLLHAISTAVNRHQEFRMACNGAGEVGYYDVVHPCYTIFHKDTETFSNLWTEYNPDREAFCAAYQRDLAAWGDRPGLMARPDPPENTFPVSMVPWASFEAFHLNLQKGYDYLPPIFTMGRFREEGGKVLLPLAVQVHHAVCDGFHLCRLVNEVQALLRGGGGKPSELHG encoded by the coding sequence ATGATGTTTACCAGGATCGACCGGGAGACATGGCCGCGGAGAGAATACTTTGCACATTATTTCACCCAGGTGCCCTGCACATACAGCGCCACGTTCCAGCTGGATATCACCGGGCTGCGGGAGAGCGGCAGGCCGCTGTATCCGACCCTGCTGCATGCCATCTCCACGGCGGTGAACCGGCACCAGGAGTTCCGCATGGCCTGCAATGGGGCCGGGGAGGTAGGCTATTACGATGTGGTCCACCCCTGCTATACCATATTCCACAAAGACACCGAGACCTTTTCCAACCTGTGGACCGAATATAACCCGGACCGGGAGGCCTTCTGCGCGGCGTACCAAAGGGACCTGGCCGCCTGGGGAGACCGTCCGGGCCTGATGGCCCGGCCCGATCCTCCGGAGAATACATTCCCGGTGTCCATGGTGCCCTGGGCGAGCTTTGAGGCGTTCCATCTGAACCTGCAAAAGGGCTATGACTACCTGCCGCCTATCTTTACCATGGGCCGCTTCCGCGAGGAAGGCGGAAAGGTCCTGCTGCCGCTGGCGGTGCAGGTGCACCATGCAGTATGCGACGGGTTTCATCTGTGCCGGCTGGTGAACGAGGTGCAGGCGCTGCTGCGCGGGGGAGGCGGCAAGCCAAGCGAGCTTCACGGCTGA
- a CDS encoding TIGR01212 family radical SAM protein (This family includes YhcC from E. coli K-12, an uncharacterized radical SAM protein.), producing MYWNSLNEDLRRRYGRKVYKLALSSGCSCPNRDGTLDTRGCIFCDGAGAFAETGDIPAQLAAARRRVAAKAGKSPLFIAYFQSFTNTYAPAERLRGLYTAAMAPEDIVALSIATRPDCLPPEVLELLGELNRIKPVWVELGLQTIHPQSAAYIRRGYDLPVFDQAVRELKAAGITVVVHQILGLPGETEEMMAATARYIGASGADGIKFHLLHVLRGTDLARDWAAGRVACLDLEAYIAALEACLRNIPREMVVHRLTGDGAKRDLLSPLWSGDKKRVLNAIRNAFLRDDLEQGSAL from the coding sequence ATGTACTGGAACAGTCTCAACGAGGATCTGCGGCGCCGGTACGGCCGCAAGGTCTATAAGCTGGCCCTCTCCTCCGGATGCTCCTGCCCCAACCGGGACGGGACGCTGGATACCCGGGGCTGTATCTTCTGCGACGGCGCGGGCGCCTTCGCCGAGACCGGGGACATTCCCGCCCAGCTGGCTGCGGCCCGCCGCCGGGTGGCGGCCAAGGCGGGGAAGTCCCCCCTTTTTATTGCCTACTTCCAGTCCTTCACCAACACCTATGCTCCGGCGGAGCGGCTGCGGGGGCTGTACACCGCCGCCATGGCGCCGGAGGATATCGTGGCGCTGTCCATCGCCACGAGACCGGACTGCCTGCCGCCGGAGGTGCTGGAGCTGCTGGGGGAGCTGAACCGGATCAAGCCCGTTTGGGTGGAGCTGGGCCTCCAGACCATCCACCCCCAAAGTGCCGCCTACATCCGCCGGGGCTACGACCTGCCGGTGTTCGACCAGGCGGTCCGGGAGTTGAAGGCGGCGGGGATTACCGTGGTGGTCCATCAGATTCTGGGACTGCCGGGGGAGACGGAGGAGATGATGGCCGCCACTGCCCGGTACATTGGCGCATCAGGGGCCGATGGTATCAAGTTCCACCTGCTGCATGTGCTGCGGGGCACGGACCTAGCCCGGGACTGGGCGGCAGGGCGAGTTGCCTGCCTGGATTTGGAGGCCTATATCGCGGCCCTGGAAGCGTGCCTGCGGAACATCCCCCGGGAGATGGTGGTCCACCGGCTCACCGGGGACGGCGCCAAGCGGGATCTGCTCTCACCCCTTTGGAGCGGCGACAAGAAACGGGTGCTGAACGCCATCCGCAATGCTTTTTTGCGGGACGATCTGGAACAGGGGAGCGCGCTGTGA
- a CDS encoding NAD(P)H-dependent oxidoreductase has product MKCSVVYHSKSGNTKAMAEIVADGMRQVEGAEVWVFSIDAVEADWLRESVCLVAGSPTYYASISGEMKLFLETLGKYGVAGKLGGAFATANYIHGGAELAMQTILDHMLAYGMLAYSGGGSQGKPVIHLGPQAVAGRLEETEETFRLYGQRMAAKAAELFG; this is encoded by the coding sequence ATGAAGTGCAGCGTCGTGTATCATTCCAAGTCCGGCAATACGAAGGCCATGGCGGAGATCGTGGCCGACGGGATGCGCCAAGTGGAGGGCGCGGAGGTCTGGGTATTCTCCATCGACGCCGTGGAGGCGGACTGGCTGCGGGAGAGCGTCTGCCTGGTGGCGGGCAGCCCCACCTACTACGCCAGCATCAGCGGCGAGATGAAGTTGTTTCTGGAGACCCTGGGCAAATACGGCGTGGCCGGGAAGCTGGGCGGCGCCTTCGCCACCGCCAACTACATCCACGGCGGCGCCGAACTGGCCATGCAGACCATCCTGGATCACATGCTGGCCTACGGGATGCTGGCCTATTCCGGCGGCGGCTCCCAGGGCAAGCCGGTGATCCACCTGGGGCCCCAGGCGGTGGCCGGCCGGCTGGAGGAGACGGAGGAGACCTTCCGGCTCTATGGGCAGCGCATGGCCGCCAAGGCGGCGGAGCTCTTCGGCTGA